One genomic segment of Halanaerobiaceae bacterium ANBcell28 includes these proteins:
- a CDS encoding NAD-dependent deacylase has product MIIRKEIESLAKWIKEANSIVILTGAGASTESGIPDFRSQGGIYESENPLFRKTLENDYQGFYDFCMKFFHQFRDCQPNQVHKLIAKWEKEGLVDVVITQNVDNLHQKAGSKNVIELHGTMETASCITCEESAPIEDFFDKKPCHICDGRLRPNIVLFGDPLPQDELNRAFKLSQEADLYIVIGSSLEVMPANQLPFLSNAKKVLINKESIHQIADFDLFLKGSAGEIMNNLKKTI; this is encoded by the coding sequence ATGATAATTAGAAAGGAAATTGAGTCATTAGCAAAATGGATAAAAGAAGCTAATTCTATAGTTATCTTAACCGGGGCAGGAGCATCTACCGAATCTGGTATACCAGATTTTCGCAGTCAGGGTGGTATTTATGAAAGTGAAAATCCCCTTTTTCGTAAAACTTTAGAAAATGACTATCAGGGTTTTTATGACTTTTGTATGAAGTTTTTTCATCAATTTAGAGATTGCCAGCCTAATCAAGTGCATAAGCTAATAGCTAAATGGGAAAAGGAGGGGTTAGTAGATGTTGTCATTACTCAAAACGTAGATAACTTACATCAAAAAGCAGGTTCTAAAAATGTAATAGAATTGCATGGTACTATGGAAACTGCTTCCTGTATAACTTGTGAAGAATCTGCTCCTATTGAAGATTTTTTTGATAAAAAACCCTGCCATATATGTGACGGGAGATTACGTCCTAATATAGTTTTGTTTGGTGATCCTCTTCCGCAAGATGAACTTAATCGTGCTTTTAAACTATCACAAGAAGCGGATTTATATATTGTTATTGGTTCTAGCCTGGAAGTTATGCCAGCAAATCAATTACCCTTTCTCTCCAATGCTAAAAAAGTATTAATAAATAAAGAAAGTATTCACCAAATTGCTGATTTTGATTTGTTTCTTAAAGGAAGTGCCGGAGAAATAATGAATAATCTAAAAAAAACAATTTAA
- a CDS encoding rhomboid family intramembrane serine protease, whose product MLNDLYYRNKLGTPFITYILVLSCLLVTIPSYLNPIWYDVFGGSQNPFYFWQNFTWHLQHGSPHPSQLHTLLHLACNLLVALSCGVLAERVLGTKKFFLLTFYTVLVAIMYRFINFYGNGASGIVWSYSAVSFYILVLLWQRDRKKLVKEPVFYFFVFVIFTIWIVITGFNLYLGWRNSNIIHLVSTLIGFIFTNIWRKDIANAVKKISEEENSKKVHNVWDKRIIALSLIIPLFIIGVYSFSSVGVLNIGILNNSPFISDISPLSGSISSINESDGKVMILFEEEMKQQIDRTSINIYSSSGANRLKANLLWLDNKSLEINFNRELVEGDKINITLQGFYDYSGQYLLGNIHLRYE is encoded by the coding sequence GTGTTGAATGATTTATATTATAGGAATAAATTAGGAACTCCATTTATAACATACATTCTTGTGCTAAGTTGTTTATTAGTCACAATTCCATCATATTTAAATCCCATTTGGTATGATGTATTTGGAGGAAGCCAGAACCCTTTTTATTTTTGGCAGAATTTTACATGGCATTTGCAGCATGGGAGTCCACATCCTAGTCAATTACATACTCTTTTACATCTGGCTTGTAATCTACTTGTCGCTTTAAGCTGTGGAGTTCTTGCTGAGAGAGTTTTAGGAACGAAGAAATTCTTCCTCCTTACATTTTATACAGTACTTGTAGCAATAATGTATAGATTCATTAATTTTTATGGAAATGGAGCTTCAGGTATAGTTTGGTCTTACTCGGCAGTTTCTTTTTATATTTTAGTTTTATTATGGCAAAGGGATAGAAAAAAACTTGTTAAGGAGCCTGTTTTCTATTTTTTTGTCTTTGTAATTTTCACGATCTGGATTGTTATTACTGGCTTTAACCTTTACTTGGGATGGCGAAATTCTAACATTATTCATCTAGTGAGTACCCTCATTGGGTTTATATTTACCAATATATGGAGAAAAGATATAGCTAATGCTGTTAAGAAAATATCAGAAGAGGAAAATAGCAAAAAAGTTCATAATGTTTGGGACAAAAGAATTATTGCTTTATCTTTAATAATCCCATTATTTATCATAGGAGTTTATTCTTTTAGTTCTGTGGGTGTTTTGAATATCGGTATTTTAAACAATAGTCCTTTTATTAGTGATATTTCTCCTTTAAGTGGTTCAATATCATCAATTAATGAATCCGATGGTAAAGTTATGATTCTATTTGAAGAAGAAATGAAACAACAGATTGATAGAACTTCAATAAATATATACTCGTCTTCTGGAGCTAATAGATTAAAAGCTAATTTATTATGGTTAGATAATAAAAGCCTTGAAATAAACTTTAATCGAGAGCTAGTAGAAGGAGATAAGATTAATATTACTCTTCAGGGCTTTTACGATTATAGTGGTCAATATCTTCTAGGGAATATCCATTTAAGGTATGAATAA
- a CDS encoding endo-1,4-beta-xylanase has product MNNYNHRKTSTTIKVFNKDKKPLKKQELRIGQTNHKFLFGCNGFEMIPYANDKLEGAEKEHTQKYIDKYLDLFNFVTLPFYWGQFEPEKGKPHTHSLQNTAKWCKEQNLIVKGHPLSWHTLAPDWLLDMSNQEIIDTQIKRIHRDVKDFEGLVDMWDVINEVVIMPIFDKYDNGLTRVCKEIGRINTIKTVFEAARSTNPKATFILNDFDVSPAYDILIEGCLEAGIEIDVIGIQSHMHQGYWGLEKLEWVLERFARFDIPIQFSEVSLVSGEIMPAHYDDLNDFQVEEWPSTPEGEERQAREAVEFYKTLFEHPLLTGITWWDLLDGQWLNAPSGLIHKDCSAKPVYEELHKLIKEEWWTKETTLSTNEEGEIEFTGFLGEYELIYQDQTVSFSLEDKDTKEVSIYL; this is encoded by the coding sequence ATGAACAACTATAATCACCGAAAGACAAGCACTACAATTAAAGTTTTTAACAAAGACAAGAAGCCATTGAAAAAACAGGAGCTAAGAATAGGTCAGACAAATCATAAATTTCTCTTTGGCTGTAACGGATTTGAGATGATTCCATATGCCAATGACAAGCTTGAAGGTGCTGAGAAAGAACATACTCAAAAATACATAGATAAGTACCTGGACTTATTCAACTTTGTTACTCTTCCTTTTTATTGGGGACAATTTGAGCCTGAAAAAGGCAAACCTCATACTCATTCACTACAAAATACTGCTAAATGGTGTAAAGAACAAAATCTTATTGTCAAAGGACATCCCTTAAGCTGGCATACCCTTGCACCTGATTGGCTGTTGGATATGAGTAATCAAGAAATTATTGATACTCAAATTAAAAGAATCCATAGAGATGTAAAGGATTTTGAAGGTCTAGTAGATATGTGGGATGTTATTAATGAAGTTGTAATTATGCCTATCTTTGATAAATATGACAATGGACTTACTCGTGTCTGTAAAGAAATAGGGAGAATAAATACAATCAAAACTGTATTTGAAGCAGCACGCTCTACGAATCCTAAAGCTACTTTTATTCTAAACGATTTTGATGTTTCTCCTGCCTATGATATTTTAATCGAAGGCTGCTTAGAAGCAGGAATTGAAATTGATGTTATTGGCATTCAATCTCATATGCATCAGGGCTACTGGGGTCTAGAAAAACTTGAATGGGTGCTAGAGCGCTTTGCCAGATTTGATATACCAATTCAGTTTAGTGAAGTTTCTCTGGTTTCAGGAGAAATTATGCCTGCCCATTATGATGATCTCAATGATTTTCAGGTAGAAGAATGGCCAAGCACTCCAGAAGGAGAAGAACGACAGGCCAGGGAAGCTGTTGAATTCTACAAAACCCTTTTTGAACATCCACTACTTACAGGTATCACCTGGTGGGACTTACTAGATGGTCAATGGCTTAATGCTCCTTCAGGCTTGATTCATAAGGATTGCTCTGCTAAGCCTGTTTATGAAGAACTCCATAAATTAATAAAGGAAGAGTGGTGGACAAAAGAAACTACTCTTAGCACAAATGAAGAAGGAGAAATAGAATTCACTGGATTCTTAGGCGAATATGAACTAATCTATCAAGATCAAACTGTAAGTTTCTCATTGGAAGATAAGGATACTAAAGAAGTTTCTATTTATTTATAA